One Spirochaeta africana DSM 8902 genomic window carries:
- the fabD gene encoding ACP S-malonyltransferase produces the protein MKTAFLFPGQGAQYPGMGQDLYQESAAVRELFAAAQDTVDFPVADTLFQGSEDDLKRTDITQVAITLVNLSAAAVLRDRGILPDAVAGFSLGEYAALVTAGVLRLQDVFPLVKARGEIMAEESRMLADAAGAPGMAAVIGLAPEAVTAALAGRDDVFPANLNSPKQTVISGTAAGLEAARDLLKEAGARRIIVLKVSGPFHSPLMQPARDRIAGLVADLPFHDPQLPLYSNVTGRPIPSGEDAKRLCLEHITSPVRWVEEQTALLQDGCERFLEVGPGSVLGGLMQGLLKDFPQEGIEVQAAGTIDEITSINQ, from the coding sequence GTGAAGACAGCGTTTCTGTTCCCCGGACAGGGGGCGCAATATCCCGGAATGGGTCAGGATCTCTACCAGGAAAGTGCTGCGGTGCGTGAGCTGTTTGCTGCGGCGCAGGATACGGTCGATTTCCCGGTGGCGGATACCCTGTTCCAGGGCAGCGAGGATGACCTCAAGCGCACGGATATCACCCAGGTTGCCATCACCCTGGTGAACCTGAGCGCTGCCGCTGTGCTGCGTGATCGCGGTATTCTGCCCGATGCGGTGGCCGGTTTCAGTCTGGGTGAGTATGCCGCCCTGGTAACAGCCGGGGTACTGCGCCTGCAGGACGTATTTCCGCTGGTAAAGGCGCGCGGCGAGATTATGGCCGAAGAGTCCCGAATGCTGGCGGATGCTGCCGGTGCACCCGGGATGGCGGCGGTAATCGGTCTGGCGCCGGAGGCGGTGACCGCTGCCCTTGCCGGCCGTGATGATGTGTTTCCAGCCAATCTCAACAGCCCGAAGCAGACGGTGATCTCCGGGACTGCCGCCGGACTGGAGGCCGCCAGGGATCTCCTGAAAGAGGCTGGTGCCCGACGAATCATTGTGTTGAAGGTCTCCGGGCCGTTTCACTCGCCGCTGATGCAGCCGGCGCGGGATCGCATCGCCGGGCTGGTTGCTGATCTGCCCTTTCACGACCCGCAGCTGCCGTTGTATTCCAATGTCACCGGGCGCCCGATTCCCTCCGGGGAGGATGCCAAGCGGCTCTGCCTGGAGCACATCACCTCGCCGGTGCGCTGGGTCGAGGAGCAGACCGCACTGCTGCAGGATGGCTGTGAACGCTTTCTGGAGGTCGGCCCGGGTTCGGTCCTGGGGGGACTGATGCAGGGGCTGCTGAAGGATTTCCCGCAAGAAGGGATCGAGGTGCAGGCCGCTGGAACCATCGATGAGATTACATCGATCAATCAATAA
- the fabG gene encoding 3-oxoacyl-[acyl-carrier-protein] reductase, which yields MADTTPRLLENKIALVTGGSRGIGKDIVLKLAAQGASVYYLSQSEGPHADEFATAASENGVFITHKQGSVADAERVDAVVKEILDESEGVDILINNAGITRDGLIMRMSNEDWQQVLDINLTGTFYLCRALTRSMLRRRSGSIINVSSIVGLIGNGGQTNYSASKAGMIGFTKSLAREISSRGVRANVIAPGFIRTDMTDKLSDEQKEALQEQIPLGRIGDSSEIADAAVFLASDMSSYITGQVLEVTGGLGM from the coding sequence ATGGCAGATACGACGCCAAGACTGCTGGAAAACAAGATCGCGCTGGTAACCGGCGGCAGCCGGGGGATCGGCAAGGATATCGTGCTCAAGCTGGCTGCCCAGGGAGCATCGGTATATTATCTTTCGCAGAGCGAGGGGCCGCATGCCGATGAGTTTGCGACTGCCGCCAGCGAGAACGGGGTGTTTATCACCCACAAACAGGGAAGTGTTGCCGACGCCGAGCGGGTGGATGCGGTGGTCAAGGAGATCCTGGATGAATCCGAAGGGGTCGATATCCTGATCAACAACGCCGGGATTACCCGGGATGGGTTGATCATGCGGATGTCCAACGAGGACTGGCAGCAGGTGCTGGACATCAATCTGACCGGGACCTTCTATCTCTGTCGAGCCCTGACCCGCAGCATGCTGCGCCGCCGCAGCGGATCGATCATCAATGTATCATCGATTGTCGGTCTGATTGGCAACGGCGGACAGACCAACTACAGCGCCAGCAAGGCCGGGATGATCGGGTTTACCAAGAGTCTGGCACGCGAGATCTCCAGCCGCGGGGTGCGCGCCAACGTGATTGCGCCGGGTTTTATTCGTACCGACATGACCGACAAGCTGAGTGATGAGCAGAAAGAGGCTCTGCAGGAGCAGATTCCGCTGGGACGTATCGGGGACTCCTCGGAGATCGCCGATGCCGCCGTATTCCTGGCATCGGATATGTCGTCGTACATCACCGGTCAGGTTCTCGAGGTTACCGGCGGACTGGGTATGTAA
- the fabF gene encoding beta-ketoacyl-ACP synthase II, which translates to MSVEKRTVVVTGMGAITPIGNSVPELWDSIQAGRSGAGPITRFDAADFATGYAAEVKDFDPKNWMDRRDARKMDRFSQYAVAATREALQDAGLLQDGKLANTDSERTAVVLGVGIGGFETFEDSLRALVEKGPSRVPPMTIPKLISNIGPGNIGIVYGIHGPAFSLATACASGTDALTNAKRWIESGLVDVVVAGGVEASITPLGIAGFNVIQALSTGYADDPSKASRPFDKNRDGFLMGEGAGIMVLESAEHAARRKARVYATLAGTAMTCDANHLTAPHPEGMGAIAAMKLALAEAGLQPEDIDYINAHGTSTPINDPTETTAIKSAFGSHAYQLKVSSTKSMTGHCIGAAGGIEAIISVKALQEQYFPATINLDEPDEACDLDYVPNTGVSGRIRAVMSNSLGFGGHNGIVIFTAE; encoded by the coding sequence ATGAGTGTAGAAAAACGCACGGTGGTCGTAACCGGGATGGGAGCCATTACCCCGATCGGCAACAGTGTTCCCGAACTGTGGGATTCTATCCAGGCCGGACGCAGTGGTGCCGGGCCGATTACCCGGTTCGATGCGGCCGATTTTGCTACCGGGTATGCAGCCGAGGTGAAGGATTTTGATCCGAAGAACTGGATGGATCGTCGCGATGCCCGCAAGATGGATCGCTTTTCCCAGTATGCGGTTGCTGCTACCCGGGAAGCCCTCCAGGATGCCGGTCTGCTGCAGGACGGCAAGCTGGCCAACACCGACAGTGAGCGTACGGCCGTGGTGCTGGGTGTCGGTATCGGCGGCTTCGAGACCTTCGAGGATTCACTCCGCGCCCTGGTCGAGAAGGGGCCGTCCCGGGTACCCCCTATGACCATACCCAAGCTCATCTCGAACATCGGACCGGGCAACATCGGGATTGTGTACGGGATTCACGGCCCGGCCTTCAGTCTGGCCACAGCCTGCGCGTCGGGTACCGATGCCCTGACCAACGCCAAGCGCTGGATCGAATCGGGATTGGTGGATGTAGTGGTAGCTGGCGGGGTCGAGGCCTCGATAACCCCGCTGGGGATTGCCGGATTCAATGTAATCCAGGCCTTGAGCACCGGCTACGCTGATGATCCGAGCAAGGCCAGTCGTCCCTTCGATAAAAACCGGGACGGATTCCTGATGGGGGAGGGTGCTGGTATCATGGTTCTGGAGAGCGCCGAACACGCTGCCCGGCGCAAGGCACGTGTCTACGCCACCCTTGCCGGCACCGCCATGACCTGCGATGCCAATCATCTGACTGCCCCGCATCCCGAAGGGATGGGCGCCATTGCTGCCATGAAGCTGGCGCTGGCCGAGGCCGGACTGCAGCCTGAGGATATCGACTACATCAATGCGCATGGCACCAGTACGCCCATCAACGACCCCACCGAGACTACGGCTATCAAGTCGGCGTTCGGCTCGCATGCCTATCAGCTGAAGGTGTCCAGTACCAAGTCGATGACCGGGCATTGTATCGGTGCAGCCGGAGGGATAGAGGCAATCATCAGTGTAAAGGCGCTGCAGGAGCAGTACTTCCCGGCTACCATCAATCTTGATGAGCCGGATGAGGCCTGTGACCTGGACTACGTACCGAACACCGGCGTGTCCGGCAGGATCCGGGCGGTAATGTCCAACTCTCTCGGTTTCGGGGGACATAACGGGATTGTGATTTTTACCGCTGAGTAA
- a CDS encoding patatin-like phospholipase family protein, translating into MNGLHSRAIRRCGAALLCICLATPPAFTDSREQTPRPTVAVVLAGGGALGFAHIGVLEMIEELGIPVDMVVGTSMGAIAGGLYSIGYRAADLQEIVESVDWIELFAEPPPRVRTRFQEHSDGIAYLAQADFEAGGSLLTPGMISGNRISNLLRLLTSEYRGEQDFDALPTRFRAIAADLETGEEVVLGAGNLALAMRASMAVPGVFDTVEMDGRLLVDGGLVNNLPIDTARELGADIVIAVDLQVPLLESENILGIADVLTQTVNLVIHRTSTGKHELADIMLRPAVDGYTPASFGSAAELIERGREAAQQHQAELQQLSDELRTPQYYTQNPQDRSIPHTTPAVPWPRRVSLQEVRIYGAYPGHARRIRSRFPLNRAMNIEQIHSIADAVTNEAGYRSIEYQLLQISGEQAVLALHFEPLQEPYNYVRLGIGYESHFGKLQEEEFTAAVHLTAINLLTRGSRLELELRLGQNLHSMLEYHQPVIRGLQANAGLDYRRLQHTLHETDNPAERYVTDLGMARIGLQHEILGAMNLRAAVRSGWFRQSPVYRQEVSLPALDGWFTGILTGVELDTLDRFPFPSRGVHGSAYYSRSFSLSSDVSDYQVLDIDYRRYLPLTSRHTLSWRFRGTSALDTQPPLWDSRWVGGREDFPGYYRHELQRRQITLLGGGHYWQLPSLPPLLHNRVYASWRGGFGLASTADISRLLPGAEDREEPEMLWAVGVGLGVDTPIGALQIETAVRTGVRLRTVVSLGHHF; encoded by the coding sequence ATGAACGGATTACATTCCCGGGCCATCAGGCGCTGCGGTGCCGCACTGCTGTGTATCTGCCTCGCCACACCACCGGCATTCACCGACTCCCGGGAACAGACGCCACGGCCAACCGTCGCGGTGGTGCTGGCAGGTGGCGGTGCCCTGGGCTTTGCCCACATCGGGGTACTGGAGATGATCGAGGAGCTTGGCATCCCGGTCGATATGGTAGTCGGTACCAGCATGGGTGCTATCGCCGGCGGGCTGTACAGCATCGGCTACCGTGCTGCGGATCTGCAGGAGATCGTGGAATCGGTTGACTGGATCGAGCTGTTTGCCGAACCGCCGCCGCGGGTTCGCACGCGGTTTCAGGAGCACAGCGATGGTATCGCATATCTTGCCCAGGCCGACTTTGAGGCCGGCGGCAGCCTCCTAACCCCGGGGATGATCAGCGGTAACAGGATCAGCAATCTGTTGCGCCTGCTTACCTCGGAATATCGCGGCGAACAGGATTTTGATGCACTGCCGACACGCTTCCGCGCCATCGCGGCCGACCTGGAGACCGGGGAAGAGGTGGTGCTGGGCGCCGGAAATCTGGCGCTGGCTATGCGGGCGTCCATGGCGGTGCCGGGTGTATTCGACACCGTAGAGATGGATGGACGACTGCTGGTCGACGGCGGCCTGGTAAACAACCTCCCGATTGATACCGCCAGGGAACTCGGGGCAGATATTGTAATCGCGGTTGACCTCCAGGTTCCCTTGCTGGAGAGTGAAAACATCCTGGGAATCGCCGATGTGCTTACCCAAACGGTTAACCTGGTGATACATCGCACCAGTACCGGCAAACACGAACTGGCGGATATTATGCTGCGCCCCGCGGTTGACGGGTATACCCCGGCAAGTTTTGGCTCGGCGGCAGAGCTCATTGAGCGCGGCCGGGAAGCGGCACAGCAGCATCAGGCCGAGCTTCAGCAGCTGTCAGATGAACTGCGTACACCGCAATACTATACGCAGAACCCACAGGACCGGTCGATCCCGCACACCACCCCTGCGGTGCCGTGGCCGCGCCGGGTCAGCCTGCAGGAGGTGCGCATATACGGGGCCTATCCCGGTCATGCCCGGAGAATCCGCAGCCGGTTTCCTCTGAACCGTGCGATGAACATTGAACAGATTCACTCCATTGCCGACGCGGTTACCAACGAGGCCGGCTACCGTTCCATCGAGTATCAGCTGCTGCAGATATCCGGAGAGCAGGCGGTGCTGGCGCTCCATTTTGAACCTCTGCAGGAGCCCTACAACTATGTCCGGCTTGGCATCGGGTATGAATCGCATTTCGGCAAGCTGCAGGAAGAAGAGTTTACCGCTGCAGTACATCTGACCGCCATCAATCTGCTCACCCGCGGATCCCGTCTGGAACTGGAACTGCGCCTGGGGCAAAACCTACACAGCATGCTGGAGTATCACCAGCCGGTCATACGGGGGTTGCAGGCCAACGCGGGTCTGGACTACCGACGCCTGCAGCACACCCTGCATGAAACCGACAACCCTGCCGAACGCTACGTGACCGATCTGGGCATGGCCCGAATCGGCCTGCAGCACGAGATTCTCGGGGCAATGAACCTGCGGGCGGCAGTTCGATCGGGCTGGTTCCGGCAGTCCCCGGTATACCGGCAGGAGGTCTCCTTGCCTGCCCTCGACGGCTGGTTCACCGGCATACTGACCGGGGTCGAGCTGGATACCCTGGACCGGTTTCCGTTTCCCTCTCGGGGTGTCCATGGATCAGCGTACTACTCTCGCTCCTTCTCGCTCAGCAGCGACGTGTCGGACTACCAGGTGCTGGATATTGACTACCGCCGTTATCTGCCGCTGACTTCACGCCATACCCTGAGCTGGCGCTTTCGCGGTACCTCCGCCCTGGATACCCAGCCCCCGCTGTGGGACAGCCGATGGGTCGGCGGGCGCGAGGATTTCCCCGGCTATTACCGGCATGAACTGCAGCGGCGTCAGATCACCCTGCTTGGTGGCGGTCATTACTGGCAGTTGCCGTCCTTGCCGCCACTTCTGCATAACCGGGTGTACGCCAGTTGGCGAGGCGGCTTCGGCCTGGCCAGTACAGCAGACATTTCGCGGCTGCTGCCGGGTGCAGAGGACAGGGAGGAACCGGAGATGCTCTGGGCGGTCGGTGTTGGCCTCGGGGTGGATACCCCGATCGGTGCACTGCAGATCGAAACCGCGGTGCGCACCGGCGTACGGCTGCGCACGGTAGTCTCGCTCGGCCATCATTTTTAG
- a CDS encoding ATP-binding protein — MAERDGFNYLEGTECPVTGLPIIPRPEWSFFTRDNHYTGYITQVGSNVFIYTAIGRPVPEDSPQSAANVHRFLDENLPPDGRFYALFDYSRLVTPPVKNRLNVLKELRALLPRIRLIIFFGMTGSLRSVVQLAVFLSGMGDRMFVCRGYREALHIVRADQLRHGIRNTPAGTGSSAELLKLLTELVWEQNYDVSIPELPEDHQFQQVYQAVEVLRKDLQDLLQENRRKQEILEKANRVKTDFIANMSHEMRTPLNAILGTVQLLQLGRPTHEQQRYLKILHDAADTLLAGVNELLDISAIDDGRLTISPRKTDLPGFLQGVVDMFIPLCSSKQLSIGCELDPALPPVVVLDRDRLRQVLVNLLGNAVKFTARGSIMLRASADDTWLVLHISDTGYGIPADNRSRVFERFVRGETPAAQSGTGLGLAISRELTELMGGQLLLESSSPAGSSFLLQLPLLLPDAAQTAAVAQPAAATQAAGMPQPAAATQAAGMPQPAAAATSSPDTPMEPLKSPSTPIGFAGKLALVVDDNEVNLLILAELLRAEGLEVITASAGESALKLLHQRMVDVVFLDCSMPGMDGFTLARIIREEIAAVDQLPVVAVTAFTEAQYTAAAHAAGMDMVLYKPIRRADLRRVLQQFGSLVAEPDLSRAEWMQPVIRERLDRLLKEDVPNMEQAVAGDNPEELQRIAHSLYGFLAQIDAVWAASLARQLEQHADLAARDRLNIITQLKQAAEGLYTDANPSRT; from the coding sequence GTGGCGGAGCGGGACGGATTCAACTATCTTGAGGGAACCGAATGTCCGGTAACCGGACTGCCGATAATCCCGCGCCCCGAGTGGAGCTTTTTTACCCGCGACAATCACTATACCGGCTATATCACCCAGGTCGGCAGCAATGTCTTTATATACACCGCGATCGGGCGACCGGTTCCGGAGGACTCCCCCCAATCCGCGGCCAACGTCCATCGGTTTCTGGATGAAAACCTGCCGCCAGACGGCAGATTCTATGCCCTGTTTGACTACTCCCGGCTGGTAACCCCACCGGTGAAAAACCGGCTGAACGTACTCAAAGAGCTCCGGGCGCTTTTGCCGCGTATCCGGCTGATCATCTTTTTCGGGATGACCGGATCGCTGCGTTCGGTCGTGCAGCTGGCAGTATTTCTGTCCGGGATGGGTGACCGGATGTTTGTCTGTCGCGGCTACCGGGAAGCCCTGCATATCGTGCGTGCTGACCAGTTGCGGCACGGGATTCGCAACACACCGGCAGGTACGGGGTCGAGTGCGGAGCTGCTTAAACTGCTCACCGAGTTGGTATGGGAACAGAACTACGATGTGAGCATCCCCGAACTTCCTGAGGATCACCAGTTTCAGCAGGTTTATCAGGCGGTTGAGGTGTTGCGAAAGGATCTGCAGGACCTGCTGCAGGAGAATCGCCGCAAGCAGGAGATTCTGGAAAAGGCCAATCGGGTCAAGACAGATTTTATTGCCAATATGTCACATGAAATGCGCACCCCGCTGAATGCCATCCTCGGGACGGTGCAGCTGCTGCAGCTTGGCAGGCCGACGCACGAACAACAGCGCTATCTGAAGATTCTGCATGATGCGGCCGATACCCTGCTGGCAGGGGTGAATGAGCTGCTGGATATCTCGGCGATCGATGATGGCCGGTTGACCATCAGCCCGCGGAAGACCGATCTGCCAGGATTCCTTCAGGGGGTGGTAGACATGTTTATCCCGCTGTGCAGCTCCAAGCAGTTGAGCATCGGATGTGAACTGGATCCGGCGCTGCCGCCAGTTGTGGTGCTGGACAGGGACCGGCTGCGGCAGGTGCTCGTAAACCTGCTGGGCAATGCCGTCAAGTTCACCGCACGCGGCAGCATAATGCTGCGGGCATCGGCCGATGACACCTGGCTGGTGCTGCACATATCCGACACCGGATATGGCATTCCTGCCGATAACCGCAGTCGGGTATTCGAACGCTTTGTCCGGGGCGAAACCCCGGCAGCCCAGAGCGGAACCGGGCTCGGGCTGGCGATAAGCCGTGAACTGACCGAGCTGATGGGAGGGCAGCTGCTGCTGGAATCCTCTTCACCGGCAGGCAGCAGTTTTTTGCTGCAGCTGCCGCTGTTGCTGCCGGATGCAGCACAGACCGCTGCTGTGGCACAGCCAGCCGCTGCGACACAGGCAGCCGGTATGCCACAGCCAGCCGCTGCGACACAGGCAGCCGGTATGCCACAGCCAGCCGCTGCGGCAACCTCATCCCCGGATACGCCGATGGAGCCCTTGAAATCTCCATCAACCCCGATCGGGTTTGCTGGCAAACTGGCGCTGGTGGTGGACGATAACGAGGTGAATCTGCTTATCCTGGCCGAGCTGTTGCGGGCTGAGGGGCTTGAGGTGATCACCGCCAGTGCCGGGGAGTCAGCACTGAAGCTGCTGCACCAGCGGATGGTGGATGTGGTATTTCTGGACTGCAGCATGCCCGGTATGGACGGGTTTACCCTTGCGCGCATTATACGGGAGGAAATCGCCGCAGTAGACCAGCTGCCTGTTGTGGCGGTAACGGCGTTCACCGAGGCCCAGTATACCGCAGCAGCACATGCCGCCGGTATGGATATGGTGTTGTACAAGCCGATACGCCGTGCAGATCTGCGCCGGGTGCTGCAACAGTTTGGCTCTCTTGTCGCCGAACCGGATCTGTCCCGTGCTGAATGGATGCAGCCGGTAATACGTGAGCGTCTGGATCGCCTCTTGAAAGAGGACGTCCCGAACATGGAACAGGCCGTTGCGGGCGATAACCCGGAAGAATTGCAGCGCATAGCACACTCGCTCTACGGCTTTCTGGCGCAGATCGATGCTGTATGGGCGGCCAGTCTGGCCCGCCAGCTGGAGCAGCATGCCGATTTGGCTGCCCGGGACCGACTGAATATCATCACTCAGCTAAAACAGGCTGCGGAAGGATTGTATACCGATGCCAACCCGTCCAGGACCTGA
- a CDS encoding ATP-binding protein translates to MEITQDIRITFEQESLIDMHSIMNTLNLLSLELHMISRNAGGSAAIEHVLHELYRIGGALRDRERAHHEAGRINEFIHSVREAVTQARMQINSRSEAAADMEDSALNIESIFTIMRVRAREIVARADDPYGWVDHHITELRHNFEVFFDAIQRNSKGAYRISTSADQRQQGDYLIELDISSPDGESIAMPAVFQDVTRDLIANARKYTAPGGRISTVLHDDSSRLLLRVQDSGIGIPTEEIERVVIFGERGSNVADRPTRGGGFGLTKAYFVTRQCGGRMWIDSQPGSGTAIEIRLPR, encoded by the coding sequence GTGGAGATAACACAGGATATCCGGATCACCTTTGAGCAGGAATCGCTCATTGATATGCACAGTATAATGAACACCCTTAACCTCCTCTCACTGGAGCTGCATATGATCAGCCGCAATGCGGGAGGCAGTGCCGCCATCGAGCATGTGCTGCATGAACTGTATCGCATCGGGGGCGCATTACGTGATCGCGAACGGGCGCACCACGAGGCCGGCCGTATCAATGAGTTTATCCATTCGGTGAGAGAGGCGGTTACCCAGGCCAGGATGCAGATCAACTCCCGCAGCGAAGCGGCGGCGGATATGGAAGATTCTGCCCTGAATATCGAGAGTATCTTTACCATTATGCGGGTACGGGCCAGAGAGATTGTGGCTCGGGCTGATGATCCGTACGGCTGGGTCGATCACCATATAACCGAGCTGCGGCATAACTTCGAGGTATTTTTTGATGCCATCCAGCGTAACAGCAAGGGAGCCTATCGCATCAGCACATCGGCCGACCAGCGACAGCAGGGTGATTATCTGATTGAACTGGATATCTCAAGCCCTGATGGGGAAAGCATTGCCATGCCGGCAGTGTTTCAGGATGTAACGCGGGATCTTATTGCCAACGCCAGGAAATATACCGCGCCAGGCGGACGAATCTCGACCGTCTTGCATGACGATAGCTCCAGACTGCTGCTGCGGGTACAGGACAGCGGCATTGGCATTCCGACGGAGGAGATCGAGCGGGTGGTAATCTTTGGCGAACGGGGCAGTAATGTTGCCGACCGGCCAACCCGCGGCGGTGGCTTCGGTCTGACCAAGGCGTACTTTGTTACCCGCCAGTGCGGGGGGAGAATGTGGATTGACAGCCAGCCGGGCAGTGGTACTGCCATCGAGATCCGGCTCCCGCGCTGA
- a CDS encoding methyl-accepting chemotaxis protein: MLFTNTMTRPYATQPVNVRFKVQNFAFSLVIISAVTLLMSIVHIVTGNLANLISSVPTLAASLAAGYALARGHRQSASTAYLLLLSTAPFGIMLLQDFAGYRDIYMYTAFAFPIAIMAVVIGTRRTQLSLAVALQIALAGVYIGIRFPPAGDQLATVINSVLFAVFFYGLGISLLYIIFRVEARIMLSLAENDARSARRLEQLNTLLRTAHDSLAVGTELSSLSSSTVTQTREIEASGSEVARLLQGLEETVHRSSDSQQQLEQGGKSVEQQMNEQTDAVNQSSAAVEQMTASIQEIARSAREKTAIVQELSTESARTRESFSATERSLETLRKSSAQVVEVIGVIEEIAARTNLLAMNAAIEAAHAGESGKGFAVVANEIRKLAAETNENSRLSRDLLSRNATDIQLVMDASSDNRSHLNGIQDRIQDVQQALEEISNGMNEMSQGTNEITGVIQVLTRIHSTVSTAVAEMNQIIADTHQAFLQIQQDTETASGAITGITTRAEELKSGAERLQEIGQENQAGIEKINAALNTVESED, from the coding sequence ATGCTGTTTACCAACACCATGACCCGCCCCTACGCCACTCAGCCCGTGAATGTCCGCTTCAAGGTGCAGAACTTTGCGTTCTCCCTGGTGATTATCAGCGCTGTCACCCTGCTGATGAGCATCGTACATATCGTTACCGGCAACCTGGCCAACCTGATCAGCTCGGTTCCTACACTGGCAGCATCCCTGGCCGCGGGATACGCACTTGCACGGGGGCACCGGCAGTCGGCCTCGACCGCCTACCTGCTGCTGTTATCAACCGCGCCCTTCGGGATTATGCTGCTGCAGGACTTTGCCGGCTATCGGGATATCTACATGTACACCGCCTTTGCCTTCCCGATCGCCATCATGGCGGTGGTAATTGGCACCCGTCGTACCCAGCTGAGCCTGGCAGTAGCACTGCAGATCGCGCTGGCCGGGGTTTACATTGGCATCAGGTTTCCCCCGGCCGGTGATCAGCTGGCCACCGTGATCAACTCGGTGCTGTTTGCCGTGTTTTTCTACGGCCTTGGCATCAGCCTGTTGTACATAATCTTTCGGGTAGAGGCGCGGATAATGCTCAGCCTGGCAGAGAACGATGCCCGTTCTGCACGACGACTTGAGCAGCTCAACACCCTCCTGCGTACCGCCCATGACTCGCTGGCGGTTGGTACCGAACTCAGCAGCCTGTCCAGCAGTACGGTTACGCAAACCAGAGAGATTGAAGCATCCGGCTCGGAGGTTGCCCGTCTGCTGCAGGGGCTGGAGGAAACGGTGCATCGCAGCAGCGATTCACAGCAGCAGCTGGAGCAGGGAGGGAAAAGCGTCGAACAGCAGATGAACGAGCAGACCGATGCGGTCAACCAGTCCTCGGCTGCCGTCGAACAGATGACCGCCAGCATTCAGGAGATCGCACGATCGGCACGGGAAAAAACCGCTATTGTTCAGGAACTCAGTACCGAGTCAGCGCGAACGCGCGAGTCATTCTCCGCTACCGAGCGCTCCCTCGAGACCCTGCGCAAATCCTCGGCTCAGGTTGTCGAGGTCATCGGCGTCATCGAGGAGATCGCCGCACGAACCAATCTTTTAGCCATGAATGCCGCTATCGAGGCTGCCCATGCCGGCGAGTCAGGGAAGGGATTCGCGGTTGTGGCCAACGAAATACGCAAGCTGGCCGCCGAAACCAATGAAAACTCCCGTTTAAGCAGGGATCTGCTCAGCCGCAACGCCACCGACATCCAGCTGGTGATGGATGCCAGCAGCGATAACCGTTCCCACCTGAACGGTATTCAGGATCGTATCCAGGACGTGCAGCAGGCTCTGGAAGAGATTTCCAACGGTATGAACGAGATGAGTCAGGGAACCAACGAGATTACCGGGGTTATCCAGGTACTCACCCGCATCCACAGCACCGTCTCTACCGCTGTAGCAGAGATGAATCAGATCATTGCCGACACCCATCAGGCATTCCTGCAGATTCAGCAAGACACCGAAACTGCATCCGGAGCCATCACCGGAATAACCACCCGTGCAGAAGAGCTCAAGTCAGGCGCAGAACGTCTGCAAGAGATCGGGCAGGAAAATCAGGCCGGCATAGAAAAGATCAACGCCGCACTGAACACGGTAGAAAGCGAGGACTGA